In a genomic window of Leptolyngbya sp. SIO1E4:
- a CDS encoding response regulator: MDDTHDTLAFSETLVYENAGIYLSELQRQILFAALQGTRKTYAQIAQESGYSSQYVRQDVAPKLWHLLSDILGQKVTKANVRFLLEKAMHSVPAVPAVPALSNPLAIARASVEGATTIAPPNLGNSSTTSSIVLVDDEPQNLRILSDLLEEHGYRVRQAISGPIALEAIAEEPPSLVLLDIHMPEMDGYTVCQLLKTNPLTKDVPVIFVSALDETWDKVKAFSVGGADYINKPFRVVEVLARVESQVKLGQLQQALTEQNAQLQQALQKAQQLVAIDEATQVASRRQLDQSLLSTWQQALATPAPITLMLCQIDNFKFEGAAATPQNMTDCLYQVAQAIKAASGEALVCRYSVITFAIVLPQQTLAAGEALAEAILQQVRGLAMTSGPSPLTLSIGLVTARPTPDVALEEALLDPCELRLQQAQGQGGNCWVSADS, encoded by the coding sequence ATGGATGACACTCACGACACCTTAGCGTTTTCAGAAACGCTTGTTTATGAAAATGCAGGTATTTATTTGAGTGAATTGCAACGCCAAATTTTATTCGCGGCCCTACAGGGAACCCGCAAAACCTACGCTCAGATCGCGCAGGAGTCAGGTTACTCAAGCCAGTATGTCAGGCAAGACGTTGCGCCTAAGCTTTGGCATCTTTTATCCGACATATTGGGGCAAAAGGTTACCAAAGCCAATGTTCGCTTTCTGCTAGAAAAGGCGATGCATTCTGTGCCTGCTGTCCCTGCGGTGCCGGCTTTAAGCAACCCCTTGGCGATCGCTCGCGCATCTGTTGAAGGAGCAACAACGATCGCGCCGCCAAACCTAGGAAATTCATCAACCACTAGCAGCATCGTATTAGTAGATGACGAACCCCAAAACTTGCGAATCTTATCCGATTTGCTGGAGGAGCATGGGTATCGCGTTCGACAGGCGATCAGTGGCCCTATTGCCCTAGAGGCGATCGCCGAAGAACCGCCAAGTTTGGTACTGTTAGATATCCACATGCCTGAGATGGATGGGTATACCGTCTGTCAACTCCTGAAGACCAATCCCCTCACCAAAGATGTTCCCGTTATTTTTGTCAGCGCGTTGGATGAAACCTGGGACAAAGTGAAAGCGTTTTCGGTGGGTGGTGCCGACTACATTAATAAGCCCTTTAGGGTGGTGGAAGTGCTGGCCCGGGTGGAAAGTCAGGTGAAATTAGGGCAGTTGCAGCAGGCACTGACGGAGCAAAATGCACAGTTACAGCAGGCGCTGCAAAAGGCTCAGCAGTTAGTTGCGATCGATGAGGCGACTCAGGTCGCCAGTCGTCGCCAGTTGGACCAGTCTCTGTTGTCAACTTGGCAGCAGGCATTGGCGACGCCAGCCCCTATAACGCTGATGCTCTGTCAAATTGACAATTTCAAGTTTGAGGGGGCAGCGGCAACACCGCAAAACATGACTGACTGTCTCTATCAGGTGGCTCAGGCCATTAAAGCTGCATCAGGGGAAGCGCTGGTTTGTCGGTACAGCGTCATTACCTTTGCGATTGTTTTGCCGCAACAAACATTGGCGGCAGGAGAAGCTTTGGCAGAGGCGATTTTGCAACAGGTGCGAGGATTAGCCATGACATCTGGCCCATCGCCGCTTACCCTCAGCATCGGCCTGGTCACTGCGCGCCCTACACCTGATGTTGCTTTGGAGGAGGCATTGCTTGACCCTTGTGAGCTGCGGCTGCAACAAGCCCAGGGGCAAGGGGGCAACTGTTGGGTAAGTGCCGATAGCTAG
- a CDS encoding Nif11-like leader peptide family natural product precursor, with protein MSTTSVQDFFTKVGEDQALQAEMAKALEADNDREAVTELANSKGYDFSSEELWAEIQARQAELAKRQKAGEISDEELEAVAGGATPALATYMIVKSVIVGGTISAAVTIDKNAKW; from the coding sequence ATGTCTACTACATCTGTCCAGGATTTTTTTACTAAAGTGGGCGAAGACCAAGCTCTGCAGGCTGAAATGGCAAAGGCCTTGGAAGCCGACAATGATCGTGAAGCGGTGACTGAACTAGCCAACTCAAAAGGGTATGACTTTTCATCAGAAGAACTCTGGGCTGAGATTCAAGCTCGACAAGCAGAATTGGCTAAACGGCAGAAAGCTGGAGAGATTTCAGATGAGGAATTAGAAGCCGTAGCCGGTGGAGCAACACCAGCATTAGCCACCTATATGATTGTGAAATCGGTAATAGTTGGGGGCACTATATCTGCAGCAGTGACGATCGATAAAAATGCTAAGTGGTAG
- a CDS encoding Nif11-like leader peptide family natural product precursor, with protein MSTTAVQEFLTKLGEDQTLQAELNQAMEAENDREAVTTLAKSKGYDFSTDELWTEIQARQAEMAKRQEAGELSDEELEAVAGGELIVAGFITLGATTVGAIGGTVSYLTTKW; from the coding sequence ATGTCTACTACAGCTGTTCAAGAATTTTTGACCAAGTTAGGTGAAGATCAAACTCTGCAGGCCGAATTAAATCAGGCTATGGAAGCCGAAAATGATCGCGAAGCCGTGACCACATTGGCTAAGTCCAAAGGATACGATTTCTCGACAGATGAACTCTGGACTGAAATTCAAGCTCGACAAGCAGAAATGGCTAAACGTCAGGAAGCTGGAGAGCTTTCAGATGAAGAGTTAGAAGCGGTAGCAGGTGGAGAACTTATCGTTGCCGGATTTATCACACTTGGAGCTACTACCGTTGGTGCTATAGGAGGCACTGTATCTTACTTAACAACCAAATGGTAG
- a CDS encoding Nif11-like leader peptide family natural product precursor produces MSIKSVKDFIAALAEDESLQSDLAKALEAENDREAVTELAKSKGYDFTPEELWAEIERRQATGDRLTNNELSDAELEAVAGGGDARGPFAKEIKFIADKVTGRDTNVKW; encoded by the coding sequence ATGTCGATTAAGTCTGTCAAGGATTTTATAGCTGCATTAGCCGAAGATGAATCGCTGCAAAGTGATCTAGCAAAAGCCTTAGAAGCCGAAAACGATCGCGAAGCGGTGACTGAATTAGCAAAGTCTAAGGGCTATGACTTTACTCCCGAAGAACTCTGGGCTGAAATAGAACGGCGTCAGGCTACAGGTGATCGCCTAACGAATAATGAGCTATCGGATGCCGAACTGGAAGCAGTTGCTGGAGGAGGTGACGCTAGAGGACCCTTTGCGAAAGAAATTAAGTTTATTGCAGATAAAGTTACCGGCCGCGACACGAACGTCAAGTGGTAG
- a CDS encoding MBL fold metallo-hydrolase, with protein MKITLLGHASIFVETADCRILMDPVFGETFCEGLNAACPQREIFPKKLPEFDFLVISHQHLDHFDVETLASLPKDIDVLVPPDPLITNTLKALGYARVYPLKEFDKVRCGNTTLMTTRSEVRVPEFGLVVADPSGVFWNTVDTYFATPTIQKVRESFPSIDFLLATWHISMETVYQSHRGVSFPYQLYGKLFKLFQLIQPKALAPGASGWKYINHAAWQNQTVFPVTRERFCHDVKQAFSALGDRVFAFNPGDVISFDQGDYEYAPASSNLARMVLDDRACLDFSPVTAGNPLIDPNPEEISLPELHSSIIEAIEVGLTAFVQEHQQKLFHLHHHWQVISQITVTFPDGERQWFIDFSQDSPQLGKGRHPLANLFSYITASGFYSVLQNQRGWDYLWCSGEYRTFQKIYQMSDRGILVPEADEVITDPLHLGLSSLVVPGANLSASIEKCKPAKPSDTDSRGQDVDSSPRTDDSLMCLGNLYLKRKPKAKISG; from the coding sequence ATGAAAATTACGCTCCTGGGGCATGCCTCAATTTTTGTTGAGACTGCCGACTGCCGGATCTTAATGGATCCGGTATTTGGCGAGACCTTTTGTGAAGGTTTAAATGCCGCCTGCCCTCAGCGAGAGATATTTCCAAAAAAGCTGCCAGAGTTTGATTTTCTGGTGATTTCTCACCAGCATCTTGATCATTTTGATGTGGAAACTCTGGCCAGTTTGCCCAAAGATATTGATGTATTGGTGCCGCCAGATCCACTCATTACAAATACCCTAAAAGCTTTGGGGTATGCTCGCGTTTATCCCCTCAAAGAATTCGACAAAGTTCGCTGTGGCAATACCACCTTGATGACGACCCGCTCTGAGGTGCGGGTACCCGAGTTTGGCTTGGTGGTGGCCGATCCTTCTGGGGTGTTCTGGAATACGGTGGATACCTACTTTGCAACCCCGACCATTCAAAAGGTGCGGGAGAGTTTTCCTAGCATCGACTTTTTGCTGGCCACTTGGCACATCAGTATGGAAACGGTGTATCAGAGTCACCGGGGTGTGTCCTTTCCTTACCAGCTTTACGGCAAGCTGTTTAAGCTGTTTCAACTGATTCAGCCGAAAGCGTTAGCTCCTGGTGCCAGTGGTTGGAAGTACATTAACCATGCCGCGTGGCAAAACCAGACGGTGTTTCCAGTGACACGGGAACGGTTCTGTCATGATGTGAAGCAAGCTTTTTCGGCTCTGGGCGATCGCGTCTTTGCCTTTAATCCTGGGGATGTCATTAGTTTTGACCAAGGTGACTACGAATACGCTCCTGCCAGTAGCAACTTAGCCCGCATGGTGCTGGACGATCGCGCTTGTTTAGATTTCTCTCCAGTGACGGCAGGGAATCCGCTGATTGACCCCAACCCGGAGGAGATTAGCCTGCCTGAACTGCACAGTTCCATTATTGAAGCTATTGAAGTTGGCCTTACAGCATTTGTGCAGGAGCATCAACAAAAGCTATTTCACCTGCATCACCACTGGCAGGTAATTAGCCAAATCACAGTGACATTTCCTGATGGCGAGCGGCAGTGGTTTATCGATTTTTCCCAAGACTCGCCCCAGCTTGGTAAAGGGCGGCATCCTTTGGCGAATTTATTTTCGTATATTACAGCGTCAGGGTTTTACAGTGTCTTACAGAACCAACGGGGATGGGATTATCTTTGGTGCAGCGGTGAGTATCGCACCTTCCAGAAGATTTATCAGATGAGCGATCGTGGCATTTTAGTCCCCGAAGCTGATGAGGTGATTACCGATCCTCTCCATCTGGGGCTCAGCAGTCTGGTGGTTCCCGGCGCGAACCTCAGCGCCAGCATAGAAAAGTGCAAACCCGCAAAGCCGTCAGATACAGATAGCCGAGGTCAGGATGTAGACTCCTCGCCCCGTACTGATGATTCTTTGATGTGCTTGGGTAATCTTTATCTCAAGCGTAAGCCAAAGGCCAAAATTTCTGGATAA
- a CDS encoding FAD-dependent oxidoreductase: MKVAIVGAGISGLLTAYRLKKKKPDVSITLFEKRDRVGGNIHTVKFAVGQPGNQVQHRWADLGVNDFNIVTYKNIAALLDELEVAYKPIEDSAAYSTLDGAIAYVIDPGYQAGSRHATTMPTAVQKGFDNFSKQAPIDCQDPTFAEFSIADYIQYRNAHNPDNDPEFYPTEFVRYNLYPRINGMYFVHDTTPSTMSFVAIMGYYSLQEGFGSAPPERAYVEGGCQTWVNALCDRILAQGVTLVHNAEVQVFGNSNGVDLLVNHNRFEHFDAVVMACHASTSLKLIKQGITDDIASVLSQFDHYNSVAVAHTYAPLLPPDRNIWRTYNILIHGDDLQLRPYTISYVCNRHQNDAAYPDHDGFGNPQFFVTLNPAVPIPESYVLKRADGTPAVTHFTHNVVNVATLKAQKFLWTGHGTGIQGQNNLYFTGGWTMGTGLHEECYQSAASVVDRLLDQSLRKHRLKLNLAKAHRPKTLASFLY, from the coding sequence ATGAAAGTTGCGATCGTGGGCGCAGGTATTTCGGGTCTATTAACCGCCTACCGCCTCAAAAAGAAGAAACCTGATGTTTCAATTACGCTCTTTGAGAAGCGCGATCGCGTCGGGGGCAATATCCACACCGTAAAATTTGCGGTGGGCCAACCTGGTAACCAAGTTCAGCACCGCTGGGCTGATTTAGGGGTTAATGATTTCAACATTGTCACTTACAAAAACATTGCCGCCCTGCTAGATGAGTTGGAGGTTGCCTACAAACCCATCGAAGATTCGGCCGCCTATAGCACCCTGGATGGGGCGATCGCCTATGTCATTGATCCGGGCTATCAAGCAGGCTCTAGACATGCCACCACTATGCCAACTGCCGTGCAAAAAGGCTTTGACAACTTCAGCAAACAAGCGCCCATTGATTGTCAAGATCCGACCTTTGCCGAGTTTTCAATTGCTGACTATATTCAGTATCGCAACGCTCACAACCCCGACAATGATCCAGAGTTTTATCCAACAGAGTTTGTTCGCTACAACCTCTATCCTCGCATCAACGGCATGTATTTTGTCCACGATACGACGCCCTCCACCATGTCGTTTGTTGCCATTATGGGCTACTACTCACTTCAAGAAGGGTTCGGGAGTGCGCCACCAGAGCGAGCCTATGTTGAGGGCGGTTGCCAAACCTGGGTCAACGCTTTGTGCGATCGGATTCTGGCTCAAGGGGTGACCCTTGTTCACAATGCAGAGGTACAGGTTTTTGGCAATTCAAATGGCGTTGACCTGCTGGTTAATCACAACCGCTTTGAGCATTTTGATGCCGTGGTGATGGCTTGTCATGCTTCGACTTCCCTCAAGCTCATCAAGCAAGGCATCACCGACGACATTGCGAGTGTCCTCAGCCAGTTTGACCATTACAACAGCGTAGCCGTTGCCCACACCTATGCCCCCCTTCTACCACCGGATAGAAATATCTGGCGCACTTACAACATCTTGATCCACGGGGATGATTTACAACTGCGCCCTTACACCATTTCCTACGTCTGCAATCGCCATCAAAATGATGCGGCTTATCCTGACCATGACGGTTTCGGTAATCCGCAGTTTTTTGTCACGCTAAACCCGGCGGTTCCCATCCCAGAATCCTATGTTCTCAAGCGAGCAGATGGCACCCCTGCTGTCACCCATTTCACTCACAATGTCGTTAACGTTGCGACTTTGAAGGCTCAAAAGTTTCTGTGGACAGGACACGGAACCGGCATCCAAGGCCAAAATAACCTCTACTTTACCGGTGGTTGGACCATGGGGACAGGTCTGCATGAAGAATGCTACCAGTCAGCCGCAAGCGTTGTCGATCGCCTGCTTGATCAGTCCTTACGAAAACATCGACTGAAACTGAATTTAGCTAAAGCGCATCGCCCCAAAACGTTAGCAAGCTTTCTTTATTGA
- a CDS encoding tryptophan 7-halogenase, producing the protein MIKVAVIGGGTAGYIAAAHITKHFPQFDLYHIYDSSLPPIGVGEGTTLDFPEWLAEITALTETELQERCHITRKLGIKFENWGVKYPEFMQHFQPRGVYAYHISADKIVELLRDYVSATHIDKKVIGLRSDGVIVDISFSDNTYLQSDIVIDATGFPKSLNEEHIKLDLIPTNAALIRQGPAASEGCVEVELEGQIWKYNSATRTIARSHGWIFVIPLTSRTSYGYVYNHHINSIDEIRADFDDFLAEEAIEVNKQENHLKFPNFAQRTYFDGALFKIGNAASFLEPLEASAIGLTLNQIRSFSHWPLKTLEQNGKRIKLEDSHIELFNQYLQSSFNSNLLFVAWHYSMGSCFETKFWRFATANFKQQLGNLASQKFLVEFKEYIETLASQPNPFTALAKTSARVEEFPSISVLEIESSSSESDSGNIDGLQSSLFSELMYGIGYFS; encoded by the coding sequence ATGATTAAAGTTGCAGTTATTGGCGGCGGAACAGCAGGATATATTGCAGCTGCCCACATCACAAAACATTTTCCCCAATTCGATCTTTACCATATCTACGATTCCAGTTTGCCGCCTATTGGCGTAGGTGAAGGGACAACGCTTGATTTCCCTGAGTGGCTTGCTGAAATTACAGCATTAACCGAAACAGAACTCCAGGAAAGATGTCACATAACTCGCAAATTAGGCATCAAATTTGAAAACTGGGGCGTGAAGTATCCGGAATTCATGCAGCATTTTCAGCCTAGAGGCGTATACGCTTATCACATATCGGCTGACAAAATCGTTGAATTACTTAGGGACTATGTGTCGGCAACCCATATCGATAAAAAGGTTATTGGCCTAAGAAGCGATGGGGTCATAGTTGATATCTCTTTTTCTGATAACACTTACCTGCAATCAGATATTGTCATTGATGCAACAGGATTTCCGAAATCACTGAATGAAGAACATATCAAACTAGATTTAATTCCTACTAATGCAGCTTTAATTCGTCAAGGGCCAGCAGCGAGCGAAGGATGCGTAGAGGTTGAGCTAGAGGGTCAAATTTGGAAATATAACTCAGCAACCCGCACGATCGCGCGATCGCATGGCTGGATTTTTGTGATTCCATTAACCAGTAGAACCTCCTATGGTTATGTTTACAATCATCATATTAATTCTATTGATGAAATTCGAGCTGATTTTGACGACTTTTTGGCTGAAGAAGCAATTGAAGTCAATAAACAAGAAAATCATCTGAAGTTTCCAAATTTTGCTCAGAGGACTTATTTTGATGGTGCTTTATTCAAAATTGGGAACGCGGCTTCTTTCCTGGAACCTTTGGAAGCTTCAGCCATTGGGCTCACACTCAACCAAATTCGATCTTTTTCCCATTGGCCCCTCAAAACCTTAGAGCAAAATGGCAAGCGAATAAAGTTGGAAGATAGTCATATTGAACTGTTTAATCAATATCTTCAGTCATCTTTTAATTCTAATCTCCTCTTTGTCGCATGGCACTATTCGATGGGGTCTTGTTTCGAGACAAAATTTTGGCGATTTGCGACTGCCAATTTCAAGCAACAACTTGGCAACTTGGCAAGCCAGAAGTTTTTGGTTGAGTTTAAGGAATACATCGAAACGCTTGCCAGTCAGCCTAACCCTTTTACCGCTTTAGCCAAAACTTCGGCAAGAGTAGAGGAATTCCCCTCTATATCAGTTTTAGAAATCGAAAGCTCTTCATCTGAATCTGATTCGGGAAATATTGATGGCTTACAAAGCTCGCTTTTTTCAGAGCTGATGTATGGAATCGGCTACTTTTCCTGA
- a CDS encoding HlyD family efflux transporter periplasmic adaptor subunit, with translation MHAESASNLNPRVHNQAARQPAVSSPPHPPIPPSPHLSNPEFPSTSSIEDFLSLDALPPIRRWTQWGGMAIAVSVGIATVLVAVTPYRVTIPAEATVRPVGELKQIEAPTAGTVVAIAASENQTVQAGEVIARIDDAPLQTRKNQLQTNIEQAQRQLQQIEAQRQTLDRQIQAEGDRGQRLISAASAELRQTQRSHQDQQIAAITEVEAIEAQLRSEAASLAAAQLQVQRYEPLAATGAISQEQLEAARLAVQQQNETISATQARLRQAQAGLNPSDAAVAIAQARIAQEQASSESTLAALTQEQEALMQQFLEVQQQQIQDQHALHQVNQDLQQTIIRAPVTGTLFQLDLRNPGQTVAAGDTIASIAPNESALTIKALVSTTAIHQVAVGQPAQVRISACPYPDYGTLPGTVQTISPDIVNAQVTAMAPESPVVSGAQSGTFEVTVTPEVLSFGPGSHQCSLRPGMTGRADIMTEEETVLTFLLRKAKLLTDL, from the coding sequence ATGCACGCTGAATCTGCTTCGAATCTCAACCCCCGAGTTCATAACCAGGCTGCTCGTCAGCCCGCTGTCTCTTCTCCCCCCCATCCCCCCATCCCCCCGTCTCCCCATCTCTCTAATCCTGAATTCCCTTCCACTTCCTCGATTGAGGATTTCTTAAGTCTCGATGCTCTCCCCCCCATTCGCCGCTGGACCCAATGGGGCGGAATGGCGATCGCGGTCTCTGTGGGTATCGCCACGGTGTTGGTAGCAGTGACGCCCTACCGGGTTACGATTCCCGCTGAGGCAACGGTTCGTCCGGTAGGGGAACTGAAGCAAATTGAAGCTCCAACAGCCGGGACTGTGGTGGCGATCGCGGCTAGCGAAAATCAGACGGTACAGGCGGGAGAGGTCATTGCTCGCATCGACGATGCGCCGCTGCAAACCCGCAAAAACCAGTTGCAAACTAATATCGAGCAAGCCCAACGGCAACTCCAGCAAATTGAAGCCCAACGGCAGACGCTAGACCGCCAGATCCAGGCTGAGGGAGATCGCGGCCAACGCTTAATTAGTGCTGCCAGTGCCGAGCTGCGCCAGACTCAACGCAGTCATCAGGATCAACAGATTGCCGCAATCACTGAGGTCGAAGCCATTGAGGCCCAATTGCGTTCCGAAGCAGCGAGCTTGGCAGCGGCACAGCTTCAGGTGCAGCGATATGAACCCCTGGCGGCAACGGGGGCAATATCACAAGAGCAATTAGAGGCCGCTCGTCTGGCCGTACAGCAGCAAAACGAGACGATCTCGGCGACGCAGGCCCGACTCAGGCAGGCTCAGGCGGGGTTGAATCCGAGTGATGCGGCAGTGGCGATCGCCCAAGCGCGCATTGCTCAAGAACAGGCCAGCAGCGAGTCGACTCTGGCGGCCCTCACCCAGGAACAGGAAGCGCTAATGCAACAGTTCCTGGAAGTGCAACAGCAGCAAATTCAAGACCAGCATGCGCTGCATCAGGTGAATCAGGATTTGCAGCAAACGATTATTCGTGCCCCTGTGACGGGGACGCTATTTCAGCTCGATCTCCGTAACCCCGGCCAAACAGTCGCTGCAGGAGACACCATTGCCAGCATTGCGCCTAATGAGTCGGCCTTAACCATCAAAGCTCTCGTTTCAACGACGGCGATCCACCAAGTTGCTGTGGGTCAACCCGCCCAAGTCCGGATATCAGCCTGTCCTTATCCCGATTACGGCACGCTACCTGGCACGGTGCAAACGATCTCGCCGGATATCGTCAACGCTCAAGTCACAGCGATGGCACCTGAGAGTCCAGTGGTTTCGGGGGCTCAGTCGGGAACCTTCGAGGTCACCGTTACACCAGAAGTGCTCTCCTTTGGGCCGGGAAGTCATCAGTGTTCTCTGCGCCCCGGCATGACGGGCCGCGCTGACATTATGACGGAGGAAGAAACCGTACTCACATTTTTACTGCGAAAGGCCAAACTCCTGACCGATTTATAG
- a CDS encoding peptidase domain-containing ABC transporter codes for MKYPCVRQHSQEDCGAACLGTVARYHGQQYTLSRLRALVGTGQQGTTLLGLKRGAEALGLQARAVTAHPAILDRLEDVSLPAIIHWKGVHWVVLYGRKGNRYVVADPGVGLRFIDQPTLREGWRNWVMLLLEPDPARFYTQADDRDRIGGFSRFLKRVLSYGGILLQALLFNAILGLLALASPFLVQILTDDVLVRGDTQLLTRVVIAVGVMQLIGSSLRLIQANLIAHFSQRLQLGLVLEFGRQILRLPLTYYEARRSGEVTSRLEDIQVINQLVSQAVVQLPSQLFIALVSLGFMLFYNAALTGVALAIAVVMTLSTVAFLPRFQQRVRALLVLSSENQGVLVETFKGALTLKTTAAAPQFADELHTRFSRLARLRLSTIQISIVNGTFSNLVANLGNIGLLWAGSGLVIQQELTIGMLLAFITMNRHFTTFISTAIDFVDEFARARTATQRMSEVIDAAPETAKDQATVWVNLPADEDIQCHQLSFHHAGRVDLLQTFSLSLPGGQTTALIGKSGCGKSTLVKLIAGLYTPLSGNIRFGAYNQQDLALDCLRQQVVLVPQEPHFWSRSIVENFRLGNPHIEFEQIVQACQVAGADEFISQLPDKYRTVLGEFGSNLSGGQRQRLAIARALVNDPPILILDESTAALDPVSETEILDTLLHHRCGKTTLLISHRPRVIQRADWIVLLNHGQIQQQGTPEELRHQSGEHLPFLVA; via the coding sequence ATGAAATATCCCTGCGTTCGTCAGCATAGCCAAGAAGACTGCGGCGCTGCCTGCCTGGGAACCGTTGCTCGTTACCACGGGCAACAGTACACCCTCAGTCGCCTGCGGGCACTCGTCGGCACTGGGCAGCAGGGTACTACTCTGTTGGGCTTAAAGCGCGGCGCTGAAGCCTTGGGTCTACAGGCGCGAGCTGTCACCGCCCATCCCGCCATTTTGGATCGTCTGGAAGATGTCTCTCTACCGGCGATCATTCACTGGAAAGGGGTTCACTGGGTGGTGCTCTATGGCCGTAAAGGCAACCGCTATGTGGTCGCCGATCCGGGGGTGGGGCTGCGATTTATCGATCAGCCCACCCTGCGGGAAGGGTGGCGTAACTGGGTGATGCTGCTCCTGGAACCAGACCCAGCGCGGTTCTACACGCAGGCTGACGATCGCGATCGCATCGGTGGCTTCTCCCGATTTCTGAAACGGGTGCTGTCTTACGGCGGCATCCTGTTGCAGGCGCTGCTATTCAACGCCATCTTGGGGTTACTGGCCCTGGCCTCTCCCTTTTTGGTGCAGATTCTCACGGATGATGTGCTGGTGCGCGGCGATACCCAACTGCTGACGCGGGTGGTGATTGCGGTTGGCGTGATGCAGTTGATTGGCAGCAGCTTACGGCTAATTCAGGCCAACCTGATTGCCCATTTTTCCCAACGGCTGCAGTTAGGACTGGTGCTGGAGTTTGGCCGACAAATTTTGCGCCTGCCCCTCACCTACTACGAAGCCCGCCGCAGTGGCGAAGTCACCAGTCGTCTAGAGGATATCCAGGTCATTAATCAATTGGTGTCGCAGGCCGTCGTACAGCTACCTAGCCAGCTATTCATTGCCCTGGTGTCGTTGGGCTTCATGCTGTTTTACAATGCCGCACTAACTGGGGTGGCCCTGGCGATCGCGGTGGTCATGACCCTATCCACCGTGGCGTTTTTACCCAGATTTCAGCAGCGGGTGCGGGCTCTGCTGGTGCTCTCATCCGAGAATCAAGGGGTACTGGTGGAAACTTTCAAAGGTGCGCTTACTCTGAAAACCACTGCTGCCGCTCCTCAGTTTGCAGACGAACTGCACACGCGGTTTAGCCGTCTGGCGCGGCTGCGCCTCAGCACTATCCAGATCAGCATTGTGAACGGCACGTTCTCCAACCTGGTGGCCAACTTGGGGAATATTGGACTGCTGTGGGCAGGCAGTGGGTTGGTGATTCAGCAGGAGCTGACGATTGGGATGTTGCTGGCCTTCATCACCATGAATCGCCATTTCACCACCTTCATCAGCACCGCGATCGACTTTGTTGATGAGTTTGCGCGGGCTCGAACCGCCACTCAGCGGATGTCCGAGGTGATTGATGCCGCTCCCGAAACGGCGAAGGATCAGGCTACCGTTTGGGTCAACCTGCCAGCAGATGAAGACATTCAGTGTCATCAGCTCAGCTTCCACCATGCGGGGCGAGTGGATTTGCTGCAAACCTTTTCGCTGAGCTTACCGGGAGGCCAAACCACGGCCCTGATCGGCAAGTCGGGCTGTGGCAAAAGTACCCTGGTGAAACTCATCGCCGGGTTGTATACACCGCTGTCGGGCAATATCCGTTTTGGGGCGTACAACCAGCAGGATCTAGCGCTAGATTGTCTGCGGCAGCAGGTGGTGTTAGTGCCCCAGGAGCCTCATTTCTGGAGTCGGTCGATTGTCGAAAACTTTCGCCTGGGCAATCCCCACATCGAGTTTGAGCAGATTGTACAGGCCTGCCAAGTCGCAGGTGCTGATGAGTTCATTAGCCAACTGCCCGACAAGTATCGCACTGTACTCGGAGAATTTGGCTCCAACCTTTCGGGAGGACAGCGGCAACGGCTAGCGATCGCCCGCGCCCTGGTCAACGATCCGCCCATTCTGATTTTGGATGAATCCACCGCTGCCCTCGACCCAGTCAGTGAAACCGAAATCCTCGATACCCTGCTGCACCACCGCTGTGGCAAGACGACGTTGCTGATTAGCCACCGTCCCCGAGTGATTCAACGGGCTGATTGGATTGTCTTGCTCAACCACGGTCAAATCCAGCAGCAGGGCACCCCCGAGGAACTCCGCCATCAGAGCGGTGAGCACTTGCCATTTTTGGTCGCGTGA